The genomic DNA GCCGATCGCGGTGCGCGCTTCAAAGCGAAGCTGTTTGCCATCGATGTGGATCACCTGATACAGCTGCGTGTCTTCGCCCAGACGTTTCATAAACGGCCATCGCGTATTGTCGTACATCTTGGGTCCGCTGACCGAAACGACGTAGACCGTGCCGTGATCGGCATCGACGTTCTGCACCCCGGTGGGAACGTTGACCGTGCCGACAGGAACCTCCTTATCGGTACCAAATGCGGGGAATTCTTTTTCCGAAACCTCGACTCCCGGGACATCAAAACCGGTTCGCCCATAGGTGTGATCGTGCCCCTGCAGCACGAGATCGACTTTGTACTTGTCCAGAATCGGTTTCCAAAGCGTTCGCAGCTCGCGATTGTCGCGTCCCTTTCCGGTCGAGAAAATCGGATGATGGAACGTGCAGACGACCCATTGCGATGTATTGCTCGCCAAGACCTCTTCCAGCCAGACAGCCTGCTCAGCTTGCATTTCGTTGCTGTTGAGAGCGATCACACGCAGATTCTGATAGACCAACGTGAAGCAACTTTCCTCAAGCCCCTTGGGGCCGTTTTGCGGGAACGTGAACGATGGTCGCCAATGAGTGGTCAAATGCCGACTCTTGCCATCGGCGGCTTTGGATTGCTCGTGGTTGCCAGGGACTGCGATGCTGGGCGTCATCGCGTTGAGCCACGCGCCGGCACCAAACCATTCGCCCCACTCAGCGTCCGATGACCCGCGATTCACGAGATCGCCGGCGTGCAACAGGAACGCCGCTTTGGGCGCGTCGCGGTAGGCTTCACGAATCACTCGCGACCACATCGAACGCAGATTGTTTTGCGCATCGCCAAAGTAGACGAACGAAAACGGCTCGGCCTCGGCCGACGCGGTCGAGAAATGAAACCACTCGCTCCAGTTCACTCCGTCGCCAACGCGATAGGCATAGCGCGTCCCTGGCTTCAGGTCGCGAAAGCTGACGCTATGAAAATGTGCGGTGTTCAGATCCGTCTTCAGCGCTTCGGAGACCGCCGCTAACTGCTCCGCCTTCGCGGGAAATCCTGGGCCAGCTTCGGCGACGGCGATCTCGGCAAGCCCGATATTGACCGCGGTTGAGGTTCGCCAAGTGACCGCCTGGGTCGTGCGCGGGTCGCCGTCCCAAGACAGAATGATCCGATCGGGCATCGCCGTCGGTTCGTACATTTCATCGGGCTTGACCGCGATCGGAGCGTGCGAATGGCCATGCTCCCCCTCGTGTGCGATCCCCAAGTGGGGAACCGAGAGGATGGCGAAGCAGGCCAGCAAAAGAGTTCGGCAGAGCGTCATAGGTGGATACCTTGGGAATATTGTTTCGTTAGTTTCGACTTGAAGGCTATCGTGCTGCAGCAGTGTAGCCACCAACCGTTAAGAAGCGGTTAAGATCTCGCCAGCTAAGCGACGGGCCAACCGCAAGAACGCCGGCAAGGCACTGCTGCACGACAGCAGCTTATACACCCCTAGCCCGCCGCATTGAACCCACTCCGACCGAATAGCACACCCTTCGCTGCCAACTTTCCACCCCAACAACCGAAGCCAACTCCGCCGCCTGACCCACCACTGTGCCCAGACGCCAGCGGCCCCTCTTCGAGCGGATGCTGCGACCGCAAAGCGGAACGAGGGCGGCGGCGTCCTTCGACTCCAGCGTTGCCAGGAGCGTTGGCGATCGATTTTCGCGTGGCCGTATTGTATACTGGAGCCACTGCAACGCGTTCACCTTCCCCACAATCCCACCATTCCTGGAGCCCAATCCGATGTTAAATCGACGAGCGATGTTGCGCGTTGGAGGCGCGGGGATGCTGGGGATGTCGATGCCCAAGTTGATCCGAGCCGCTGAACAAACGCGGCAGATCAAGCCGAAGGCGAAGTCGGTGATCTTCTTGTTCCAGTGGGGCGGGCCGAGCCAGTTGGACACGTTCGACATGAAGCCGAACGCGCCGGCCGCGGTGCGGAGTCCCTATCGGCCGATCGCCAGCAGCGCCGATGGGATCGAGGTCTGCGAACTGTTGCCCAACATGGCCAAGCAGATGCATCATGTGAGCTTGATTCGCACGATGACTCACAAGATGAAGAACCACGCTTCGGCCGGCTATTACGCGCTCAGCGGTCACGAACCGCCTAGCGACGACCAACGCCTGCGAGATTCGCTGGATCTCTTCCCGGCCTACGGCAGCGTCGTCGACCATCTGTTGCCAAGCGATTCGGGGATGCCGTCGTTTGTGTCGTACCCTCACGTGATCCGCGACGGTTCGATCGTTCCCGGCCAACACGCCAGCTTCCTCGGCAAGGGGCACGATCCGCTACTGTTCCTGGAAGATCCCAACGACAAAAATTTCCAGCTCCCCGAACTCAGCCTCCCCGACGGACTATCGATCGATCGACTGCATCGCCGTCGCGAGATGCAACAGCTTGTCGACAGGCAGATGCGGTTGATGGAGCACTCGGGCGAAGCTCGCGGCTTCGACCAATATTACGAGCGGGCGATCTCGATGCTCACATCGGACAACGTCCGCAAAGCGTTCGACTTGTCAGCAGAACCGACAGCGGTTCGCGAGGCGTACGGGCGGACCAGTTATGGACAGAGCTGCCTGCTGGCTCGGCGGTTGGTTGAATCGGGCGTGAAGTTTGTCACCGTCTACTTCTCCAACAGCATCGGCGGTCGCCGCGTTGGACAGGGAGGCTGGGATACCCACGGCTTCGACAACACGCGGATGTACAAGATCGTCGACAAGTACCAAATGCCGCTGACCGACCAGACGCTTCCCACCCTGATCGACGACCTGCACCAACGCGGCCTGTTGGACGAGACGCTTGTCGTCTGGATGGGAGAATTTGGCCGCACGCCGGAGATCAACAAGAACGTCAGCCGCGACCACTGGCCCCAGTGCTACACCGCGCTGTTAGCAGGCGGCGGCGTAAAGGGAGGCTACGTCCATGGCAAGTCGGACGAACGGGCGAAGTTCCCGCTAGAAAAGGCTGTCAAACCGGAAGACCTCGCCGCGACGATGTATCAATTGCTGGGGATCGATCCCAACACCGAGATCTACGATCGCGACAACCGACCGCTGATCATCGGCGGCCGACCACTGTACGACGTCATCGCCTAAGCGCGTTACGACCACCGGCAACGCTGTGACGTTTCATGTCCATTCAATAACACACCCGCCGGGCGAAGCAGGGAGGGTCGGAAAACGTGCGTTTAGCAAGTTTTCCGGGGAGGGCTTACCGTTGGGTCGAACGGCGGCAATGCGATTGGCGTCTGGACGCCGCGTCGTTACTTCGACGAGATCACGGGCAACTGCGATGGGGAGCGTTCCGCCGCCGGTGATTCACCTGGATCGGTCCATTTGGCCTGCGTGAAGGCTTGCTGATCGTAGGCGCCGAAGTCGCTGAAGCAGAACTTCTTGGCTAACCGATAAGCGAGGTTGCGCTCGGGAATCTCATTGCCCGGAACGTATTGGCTGCGGCGCGGCTGCATCGCCTTCAGCTCCTCGATCGCGGTTCCACGAGCGGTCGTATCGCGGGCACCATGCTTCTCGGCGATCTGGACCAAGATGTCGGGCCGCTCCATCACGACACAGCCGCGAGTGTTCTGCGCCGTCATGTGGCGGAAGTCGCGCAAAAACTCCGACTCGTTAAACTTGTCCTTCAACGGCCGATCGTCGTGGATTGTTTCGGCAGCCAATTGAATGATCGGGCAGGGCTCGATATCGCCCCAAGGACCGATGTGGTGCGTGAAGCCAGTCACCGCCGGGCAGAGGGCATTCCCCGCGCCGTCGTGATAGGCATCGACAACGATGATCGGTTTGGTGGCTCGCGTGTCGACAACAAACTGCCGCACGCGGCGCTGTTGGTCGCTGGAGAGCGAGAGATCGGGATTGGCATCGGGACCGCAGGGACGATAGACGTGGAACCAACAGTACATGACTCCCATCTCGATCAACCGATCGACCCAGGCGTCGTTGACAAGGTCGTCGATATTCGTCTGACAAACGCTGGTACAGACACCCACCATCAGGTTGTGTCGCAGCGCGGTCTTGATTCCTTCCATCGTCTGATTCAGAACGCCCTCGCGGCCGCGGCGTTGATCGCTGATGATCTCGCTCCCCTCGACACTGATCAGCGGCGTGACGTTCCCCAGCCGATGCAGCTCCGCCGCAACCTCGTCGGTGATGAAGTGGCCGTTGGTGAAGACCTGGAAATAGGCGTCCGGATGCGACCGGAAGATCTCCATCAGATCTTTGTGCATAAACGGCTCGCCACCGAGGATTCCGAAAAACGAATTCCCCATCGCCTTGGCTTGCGTGATCGTCTTGTTAGCCGCCTCAACCTCGATCCGGCTCTGCTTCGCCCCGACGTCGACCCAACAGCCTTGGCAGCGAAGATTGCAGCTGTTGATCACCGACATATATAAGAACGGCGGAAAAAACTCGCCTCGCTTCAGCCGCCGTTTGTGCTTGTGAACGCTGCGAAATCCCTTGATGCCCATCAACCAAAACAGCTTCCACAGCAAACGCTTATCGGTTTCCAAAGCGAGCCGCTTGGCCATTCGCAGATACATATCAGCAGATCCGAATTCAGGGGGGATTGGGCAAGTGAGTGGGCGTCGGGCAGGGGCGCGACCGCCAGAATCAACTATAGCCTGCCGCCGGCCTCAATAACACTCCGTCGCCGCACCGCGCCGATTCGACCGCCAACGGAAAACCCGACTCCCCCACCGCCCCCAAACGGATCGATCCCTTCCGGCAGCGACGGCGACCAAGCCATCAACACGCTGGGCAGCATCGTCCTGCAACAGCAACCGTCTCGCGGTCGGCTGTAGCCCCACCCCAGCGAGCCCCTTATGATACGACGAGACAGCCACGCCAAGGATCACCCGAAGCTTCTTGCCGCGGCTGCCGCCAAATCACAACCGCAGAACCAACCTAAAACTCCGAATCCATTTCAATCAAGGAACTGAACCGATGGCGATCGTAATCCATGAAGACTTCGATGCAGGACGACTGGAAGTCAAAGTCAGCGACAAGCTAACCAAAGAAGACTACACACACTTCGAACCCGCCGTCGAACGATTGATCGAATCCGCTGGCAAAATCAAGATCCTGTTTGTGATGCACGACTTCCACGGCTGGGAGATGGGCGCGGTCTGGGAAGACATCAAATTTGCCACCAAACACTGCCGCGACATCGAAAAGGTTGCGATGGTCGGCGAGGCCCAGTGGGAAAAATGGATGTCGGCGATCTGCAAACCCTTCACCATGTCGACGATCAAATATTTTGAAGCCGACCAGGAACAAGAAGCCCGCCAGTGGCTGGCGTAATCTCGCGGATACACGACGTTACGCGATGATGTCGTGCGAGACACCCTGGATCCCGAGGGGGATTGCAGTTGTTAGCCGGAGGTCGTCGCACAGCGGCGCACCTCCGGAACACGACGCCCCAACGCGCGATGCCCCCGCAGGGATTGCAGATGGAATGCCTCTCGTCGAGGGAGGCGATTCGATTGCCGCTGGGGCTTCCTGCGGTGCTCCCTGCACTCAAATCACCGGCTACCGCATGGGGCCCTACGGGATTCGTTAACGTCGCGGGGCGTGCTTTTTCCGGGCAAGATGATCCCAAAGGGACCGAAGATAGACGTGCGAGCTCGCTTAGCTGATGCTCGGAGTGTGGACGCTGGCGACACCGAAATGTCGCAACAAAGCGAAAAAGAAAGTGGTCGGGGGCGGGATCGAACCGCCGACACATGGATTTTCAATCCATTGCTCTACCAACTGAGCTACCCGACCTTGTTGCAAGGCGAACAGGGATTTTGATTCCAACTGCACATTGTGTCAATCGGTAGCCAGGGGCCAAACGTTCTTGAAAGTCGAAGAAATAGACAGTTTTTCCGACAGGATGGTTTGGTGGGGCAATTTTCTTGCTCTGCGGTGGGATGGAAGTTCGCGTCGAATGCTGCCATGTTTTATACTGCAACCTCCCGAGAGCGCGGATCGACAGCCGACTGCGGATCCGCGAGCGCAAAGCATTTCAAAGGTTTTCCAAATTAGAACGGGTGGCTTCGCCTAGCGACTGCATCTTTTGCAGACGCAGCAGCGTGCCCGACCCTCCACCGGGAGGATTGCGATCCACCCTACGCCCCTGGCGACCGTCGCCAGTTTCGTCACCCAATCTATCCCCAGTCATTTCCATGTCGGTCGCAGACCCTTCGACACATTCTCAGGAACATACGCCGCGATCGCTGCGGATTTCACAGTTCGACCAGGTCAGTTCGCTGCTGATGGCGGTGCTGGTGTTCGTCGGCTTCTTCGTCTTCTTTATGTTCATGATCTGGCTGCTGGATCGGCTGAACTTCAAATCGGGCGAAGTGGTCGTGGCGATCGTCGAAGAAGCGGCCGGCCGAGGTGAAAACGCCGAAGGTTTTGAACGCGATTTTGAACCTCCAGGACAAGAAGAGGTTTCGGAACTGACCGAACCGACGCTGACCGACACCCTGCAGGCGGTTACCGATGCTGTCAGTTCGGTCGCCGCTTCGCTGGATTCGATGAACACCGACGCGTCGGCGTCGACAACGGGATCGGGCCAAGGCGACAGCCGACCTCCGGGCCCCGAGGGGGAAGGGGAAGATATCATCCCGCGATTCGAACGTTGGAATCTGAAATTCCAGGCGAAATCGATGGCTTCGTATGCCGAACAGCTCGACTTCTACGAAATCGAACTCGGGGCGATCGGCGGTTCGTCCGAAGGGGTCGATTACGCATCGAACCTCGCCAAAGCCCCCAAGAAGAAGCACAATCCGGACACTTCGACTGAAAAACGTCTTTATTTTCGCTTCACCCAAGCCGGCCCGCTGGAACGCTGGGACAAGACCCTGCTGGGCAAAGCGGGTGTGGGAGTGGGTGCCGGACGGCATGTGTTGAAGTTCATCCCGCCGAATCTCGAGAACATTCTGGCGCACACCGAATTGGAATATGCCAAAGAGAAAGGCTATCCCAGCGTGACTCAGATCGCCAAAACGATCTTCGAATCGCAACCGGGGGGGAATGGGCATCAATTCGTCGTCGTGGAGCAGCGGTATCGGAAACCGAAGTGACGCAGCTGCAATCGGCAACCGACCGGTTATAATTCAAGGAATTGAATGCCCCCGCGAGCACGTCGGCTTGCCACACGTTCGCGGGCGAATATGCTCGTAAGCATACGGTTTCCCTGAGACCTCCAGCCTCCACCTACTCTTCCTCCTTGGAACGTCTCCCCCGATTCGACGACCTGGCTCAGCCGGCTCGTTTGAATCCGGAAACTCCCGTCGAAATTAGCAAACGCTCAAAAAGAACCTTTCCTCGATTCGAGACCACGACTCTATGTCTGCGATGCTGCTGGCCAAAGCCGACGTTTACTCAATGATCGCCGATTCCATTTACTTTGCATTGGCGGCTGTCGCCTTGTGGGGTATCTACTGCGTGGTGATCGTCTGGACACGCGTCGCAGCCAAGCGATTCAAATCCGAAGACGAACAAAACGACTACTTAGACGAAGTCGCCGAGCCGCTGGAGTCGGGCAACTTTGACGCCGTGTTGGAACTTGTCGAAGGGGACGCCCGGGCGATCCCGCAGATGGTCGAATTGGCGGTGGAGAATCGCGAACTGGGTTATCAAAAAGCCAAAGCGTTGGTCGTCGAACGCTTCCAACGCGATGTGATCGCCGACCTCGAACACCGGCTCAGCTGGATCTCGACGGTAATCAAAAGCGCGCCGATGATCGGACTGTTCGGAACGGTATTCGGCATGATGGGAGCGTTTAAAACGCTGGCGACCGCCGAATCGGTCGACCCCACGATGCTTGCGGCCGACATTAACGTCGCGCTGCGAACGACAGCTTGCGGACTGGCGATTGCGGTTCCTTTGATCATCGCCACCGCCAGCGTGAACATTCGGATCAGCAAGATGGAAGACCTTGTCGGGGCGGGACTGAATCGCTTTTTTGAAGCATTCCGATCCGGGCTCTCGCGACCTCGCTAATCGCCGTGGCCAGCAAATCTTTTCCTTCCTGTCCCTGCTCGAGTAACCGACTATGTCCACAGCGGCCCCGATCGACGAAATCGATGACGATCCACCGATCACCTCTCCCACTCGGAGCGATGACGATGAACTGGACATCACGCCGATGATCGACATCACCTTCCTGCTGCTGATCTTCTTTGTCGTCTGCTCGAAAATGGATCCATCGCAGACGACCAACCTCCCATTGGCGGATAATGGCCTCGCGATTTCGGCAAAAGATTCGGCAGTGGTTAAGATGAAACGGGGAACCGGTGAGACCGCCGAATTGCAATCCAACGATGGCGTCACCTTCTCCAACGATCCAGCAGCACAACTCGAAGCGATCACCCGCTACATCACCCGCGAACGTGAATCGGGTAAAGCCAAGATCATGCTGATGTGCGAAAAGGACGTTCGCAGTGGGGAGGTGACCCGAGTGCAGAAGATGCTCGGTGACGCTTTCCCCGAGGTCGAGCAGACATATATCGCGGTCAAAGAGGAATAGGGAGCTGATTGGATGAGCATGACCTGTCCGCAGTGCGGCTTTCAAACGCATGGCGTCCGCTGTGAAAACTGTGGTGCCGATCTGCCCAACGCCGACGCGATCCCCGTCGACGCAGCGCCCCTCGCAGCCGAACCGATTGAAATCGAAGCGACCGTCGATAGCATCGATGCCGAGGGGATCGAAGCGGCAGAAGCCGACACTCCCGCGACCGAAACCGCATCGAGTGTCGAGACAACCGCCACCGCCCACCATCACGGGCACGCGATGGCCGAAGCTGTCAACGCGACTAACTTTGGCATCGAAGAAGAGGTCGCCCCCGACGACCTGGAGATGCGTGGCAAGATCCGCGACGATTCGGAATTGGACATGACGCCGATGGTCGACGTGACCTTCCTGCTGTTGATCTTCTTTATGGTTACGGCGTCGTTCAGCCTGCAAAAATCGATCACCATGCCGCGCGACCAAAGCGATGCTCCCAGCACCAACCAACAGGACGAACCTGAAGAGGAAATCGATCTGGTGACCGTCCAGATCGACGAATTCAATTCGTTCACCGTATTGGCGGCCGATTGGGAACGCGAGGTACCGGGTAAACAGAATTTGATTCGGGCACTGAAAGAGGCGAAACCCGAATCCGAAGCTCGATTAAAAATCGAGGTTCACGAAGACGCCGTGATCGAAGCGGTCGTCGATGCGATGGACGCTGGAGCGGAAGTCGGATTCTCCGAGATCCAGAAATCTGAGGTAAAAGGATAGTTGATGTCACAGTCTGTGCTCGCTCGCGAACTAATCGCCCTGATTGAACGCCGTGGTCTGTTGGATCAAGAGATCGTCGATGCTCTGAACCAACAGATGGAAGAGGGCGGTGCGCGGGTGACTCCCGAAGCGGTCGCAAAGCTGCTGGTCGATAACGGCCATCTGACTCGATACCAAGCGACCAAATTGATTGGCGAATTACGTTCGGATCAATATCAAGAGGACGAACCCGAACCGGTCGAAGTGGCCGAAGAACCCGAACTGCTGTTGGACGAAGGCGAACATCCGCTAGAGATCGAAGCGATCGAGGTGGAAGCGGTGGAGGTCGAACCAATCGAAGCTGACGTCGTCGATGCCGAAATGGTCGACGCCGAAGCGGTCGAAGTGGAAGCGATCGATGATCAGGGCCTGGCGGACAAACCGAAGCGATCGACAAGTGGTTCGCGACGAACCACAAAACGCAAGACGTCTAAAAAGGAACCCGAAAAGAGCGTCTGGGACTCCTTCAAGATCTATGGCGTTGCCGGCGCGATTTTGGCCTGCCTGCCGCTGGGATGGTTCTTCTGGAACTACATCAACAAGGGTAACGCCGCCGAGTACATGGAGCGTGCCAACAACTTCTACGCTCAAGAAAACTACACCGGCGCGAAACAAACGTACCTAGATTACTTGGATAGCTTTGGCGAAGAGACCGAGGATTCCTCCAAGGCGCGCGTTCGGATCGCAATGGCCCAACTGTATCAAACGATGCAGAACTCAACCGATCCCGAAAAATTTCTGACGACGGCGTCCACACTGTTGCCCACCGTAATCAACGAGCAAGCCCTTGGCGAGAACCGCGCCGACCTAGCAGGACTGCTGGTCGAGGTGGCGGAAAAATTTGTCTCGCAGGCCGACAAAACCGTCGATGCCGACGAGAAGGAAAAGATCATCGGCCACCTGGATCAACAGATGGAATTGATCGCCGAACCAAGCTACGTTTCGACCGAGCTTCGCGAAAGTTTGGGCAAACGCTTGGCGATCATTGAAGAGGATCGCTTGCGGGTCAATCGCGACATCAGTCGGGACCGCAAACTGGCCGACACGATCGCGACGATGAAACAGGCGTTGGAGGCGAAGGATACCAAGACGGCTTACGCGGCGCGGAAACAGATCATCCGCGAGTACCCTCGACTGCACGATGAAGCGCAAATGAACGCCTTGGTTGTGGAAGCCAGCAAACTGCAACAGGAGCTAGTCAAAACGGGCGTTGCCGAACTAAAGGTTTCCAACGATGAACTGGAGACCAAAATCCGAAAATCGATCGTTCTGGCCAACCAATCGGGACGAACGCTCAACGAACTCGGCGACCTGGTCTACTTCGTGCGAGTGGGCGGATCGGTGCAGGCGCTAAAAGCTTCCGATGGCTCGCTGCTGTGGCGGCGCTTTGTCGGCTACCGCGACGAACACCCACCCACCGCGTTAGGCGAAACGCCTGAAGATGGCGTGCTGCTGTCCGACGGTTCGCAATTGGAAGTCCAACGACTTTCGGGATCCGATGGCAAGCTGCAATGGCGAGCCGCGATCGGCGAAACGTTTACCCAGCCGGTCGTCGCCGATGACACGATCAACTTCAGCACCCACTCGGGCAAGGTCGCTTCGCTGGACGCCGAAACAGGCAAAACGCTATGGGTCTCGCAGATTCCGCAGGCGCTGGAAGTCAGCCCCGGAACCGAGAACAAGAAAGGACTGGCGGTCTCCTACGTCCCCGGCGATCACAGCAACCTGTATGTGCTGGACCATCGCACCGGCAACTGCATCGAATCCTATTATGTCGGGCACCAAGAGAAATCGATTCGGGTGCCCCCGATGTACCTATTGAACCATGTGTTTGTCTTCGAAAACCGGTCCAGCGATTATTGCTTGATGCATGTTTTGCAAACCGACAAACGGGGCCATGAACTGAAGCAATCGCAGACCAGCTTCCGATTGACAGGGAATGTCTTGGTCGATCCGCAAATCGAAGGCCGCCGATTGATCGTCGTCACCAACTTGGGACAGATCTCGGTATTCGAAGTAGAACCCACGGCGGAGACGAACAAGGTCAGTAAAGTCGCGGAACAGGTCCCCTCCTACAGCGAACCAACGCTGACGCAGATGACGATCGATCGGTCGCAGATGTGGGTCACGGGCAGCCAGATCATGCGGTTCGATTTGCAGATCAACACCGGACGCGTCATCCCGGGAGAAGTCAAATATGCGGGGGATATTTTTAGCGCTCAACCAAAACTGGTTGGCAATGCGTTGATCCACGCTCGCGTGGTCAGCGGCACCAAGGGGATCCGCGTTTCGGCCGTGGAACCAAAGACGATGGAGGTCTTCTGGCAAACCGATCTAGGTGTGCCGACGGCATTTGTTGCCAAGCACGGATCGGCCTTGCACGCGGCGACATCGCAGGGGGCACTGTACGAAATCGACGCCGCGTCGATCGCTTCGGGAGCGACCAAAAAACCGGTCGAAAATCCGGGCGGTCAGGGGCACGGCATCCAATTTGTTTCGCCGATTTCATTTGGTGAGAACACCAAGATCATGGTCAATCAGACCAAACCCGACCAGATCGCTGTCTACGACCCGTCGCGCGAAAAACAAAAGCTGCGGCTCGTCAAACTGGCGCTACCCGACGGCCGTCCTACTGCCGATCCACTGGTGGTCGGCAAGGGGCTGTTGATGCCGCAGGATAGCGGCCGGATCGCGATGATGGATTGGCAGAGCGGCCGGATGCTGTCCAACCCGTTCCAGCCCTCGTTGAAGCCAAACGAAAAGGTCACCTGGACCTCGCTTGCGTCGTTGCCAAGCGATCCCGAGCAGGTGATTTTTGGCGACAATCGCAAGAAACTGTATCGCGTTCGGGCAGGCGACCAGATCCGCCAACTTTCCGACAGCGATGTCGAACGGCCTTTGCTGGGTCCTTTGACAATCGTTGGCGATCAGGTGCTGGCGATCGCAGCCGGCCCATCGGCCGACATGTTGCTGACCTTTGACGCCAACAGCCTCAAAGCCGGCACCGAACTACTGCTGGCCGGACGTGTCACCTGGGGCCCAAAAGCGATCGATTCGGTAGCGGTCGTTGCGACGGACAATCAGAAGTTGACGGCTTATGATTCAACAGGCAAAGCCGCTTGGCAGATCGACCTGCCCGCGGGCAACCCGGTCGGTGATCCGGTGCTGGCCGATGGTTCGCTGCTGATCGCGGGGGAACAAGGTTGGGTGCTACGAATCGATCCCAGCAGTGGCGAATTGCAGGGCACCACCGATATTGGTCAACCGCTGTCGGGGACCCCGATCGTGTTTGGCAGCGTGGTCGTCGCCCCCGGTGCCGAGGGAATCGTGTTTGCCATCGATCCCCCCGCCAATGCAAATTGAGTTGACCGCGCCGGCCAACGAGTCCGCTGAACCTCATGGAATTGAAATTTAATACGATGCCTATCGCAAGTTCGCTCGACCCACGAAATCGTCTCGCCATAGCGCGGACGCTGTGTCTGTGCGTCCTTACGTTACTCGGCACCCACCGCACCGCGCTCGGCCAAAACGACGCCCAAGGTCCCGTTCCCAGTGGCATGGAACTGCTGGATGTCGAACCTTTTGATATTGTGCGGTTCACGGAAAAAGCGGGGGGTGGTGCTGTCCGCACCATCCTCTTCGACTTC from Rosistilla carotiformis includes the following:
- a CDS encoding purple acid phosphatase family protein codes for the protein MTLCRTLLLACFAILSVPHLGIAHEGEHGHSHAPIAVKPDEMYEPTAMPDRIILSWDGDPRTTQAVTWRTSTAVNIGLAEIAVAEAGPGFPAKAEQLAAVSEALKTDLNTAHFHSVSFRDLKPGTRYAYRVGDGVNWSEWFHFSTASAEAEPFSFVYFGDAQNNLRSMWSRVIREAYRDAPKAAFLLHAGDLVNRGSSDAEWGEWFGAGAWLNAMTPSIAVPGNHEQSKAADGKSRHLTTHWRPSFTFPQNGPKGLEESCFTLVYQNLRVIALNSNEMQAEQAVWLEEVLASNTSQWVVCTFHHPIFSTGKGRDNRELRTLWKPILDKYKVDLVLQGHDHTYGRTGFDVPGVEVSEKEFPAFGTDKEVPVGTVNVPTGVQNVDADHGTVYVVSVSGPKMYDNTRWPFMKRLGEDTQLYQVIHIDGKQLRFEARTAIGQLYDAFELHKQADGELNKLVEIEVELPQNLRPRDK
- a CDS encoding DUF1501 domain-containing protein — protein: MLNRRAMLRVGGAGMLGMSMPKLIRAAEQTRQIKPKAKSVIFLFQWGGPSQLDTFDMKPNAPAAVRSPYRPIASSADGIEVCELLPNMAKQMHHVSLIRTMTHKMKNHASAGYYALSGHEPPSDDQRLRDSLDLFPAYGSVVDHLLPSDSGMPSFVSYPHVIRDGSIVPGQHASFLGKGHDPLLFLEDPNDKNFQLPELSLPDGLSIDRLHRRREMQQLVDRQMRLMEHSGEARGFDQYYERAISMLTSDNVRKAFDLSAEPTAVREAYGRTSYGQSCLLARRLVESGVKFVTVYFSNSIGGRRVGQGGWDTHGFDNTRMYKIVDKYQMPLTDQTLPTLIDDLHQRGLLDETLVVWMGEFGRTPEINKNVSRDHWPQCYTALLAGGGVKGGYVHGKSDERAKFPLEKAVKPEDLAATMYQLLGIDPNTEIYDRDNRPLIIGGRPLYDVIA
- a CDS encoding radical SAM protein; translation: MAKRLALETDKRLLWKLFWLMGIKGFRSVHKHKRRLKRGEFFPPFLYMSVINSCNLRCQGCWVDVGAKQSRIEVEAANKTITQAKAMGNSFFGILGGEPFMHKDLMEIFRSHPDAYFQVFTNGHFITDEVAAELHRLGNVTPLISVEGSEIISDQRRGREGVLNQTMEGIKTALRHNLMVGVCTSVCQTNIDDLVNDAWVDRLIEMGVMYCWFHVYRPCGPDANPDLSLSSDQQRRVRQFVVDTRATKPIIVVDAYHDGAGNALCPAVTGFTHHIGPWGDIEPCPIIQLAAETIHDDRPLKDKFNESEFLRDFRHMTAQNTRGCVVMERPDILVQIAEKHGARDTTARGTAIEELKAMQPRRSQYVPGNEIPERNLAYRLAKKFCFSDFGAYDQQAFTQAKWTDPGESPAAERSPSQLPVISSK
- a CDS encoding SpoIIAA family protein, whose amino-acid sequence is MAIVIHEDFDAGRLEVKVSDKLTKEDYTHFEPAVERLIESAGKIKILFVMHDFHGWEMGAVWEDIKFATKHCRDIEKVAMVGEAQWEKWMSAICKPFTMSTIKYFEADQEQEARQWLA
- a CDS encoding MotA/TolQ/ExbB proton channel family protein, encoding MSAMLLAKADVYSMIADSIYFALAAVALWGIYCVVIVWTRVAAKRFKSEDEQNDYLDEVAEPLESGNFDAVLELVEGDARAIPQMVELAVENRELGYQKAKALVVERFQRDVIADLEHRLSWISTVIKSAPMIGLFGTVFGMMGAFKTLATAESVDPTMLAADINVALRTTACGLAIAVPLIIATASVNIRISKMEDLVGAGLNRFFEAFRSGLSRPR
- a CDS encoding ExbD/TolR family protein, with product MSTAAPIDEIDDDPPITSPTRSDDDELDITPMIDITFLLLIFFVVCSKMDPSQTTNLPLADNGLAISAKDSAVVKMKRGTGETAELQSNDGVTFSNDPAAQLEAITRYITRERESGKAKIMLMCEKDVRSGEVTRVQKMLGDAFPEVEQTYIAVKEE
- a CDS encoding ExbD/TolR family protein yields the protein MSMTCPQCGFQTHGVRCENCGADLPNADAIPVDAAPLAAEPIEIEATVDSIDAEGIEAAEADTPATETASSVETTATAHHHGHAMAEAVNATNFGIEEEVAPDDLEMRGKIRDDSELDMTPMVDVTFLLLIFFMVTASFSLQKSITMPRDQSDAPSTNQQDEPEEEIDLVTVQIDEFNSFTVLAADWEREVPGKQNLIRALKEAKPESEARLKIEVHEDAVIEAVVDAMDAGAEVGFSEIQKSEVKG